AGAATAAGTTGAAACCTTCTCCCTGGAATACGCTTTTCCAAATTTCCTATAGCCCCTAGTTGTAAATCTTGTAAAGAGTACACTATATCGGCACCGGAAGAATACTGTAATCGGATGGTATTCTCATTCTCAACCTCATTAATAATAGCTTGGACCTGAAGATACAGATTGAATAATAAGAACGCATAAAAGGTGTCATTTCTTAAGATTGTTTACTGCAAGAGAACAAGTTATTATACCTGCTTAGCATTACAATTTACAGACGACTGGTCAAAAGATTGTTTAATTGGATTTACGGTTCCCAACTTGTCCTTTAGCACAGAAAACATGAAAGTTTGAAACTTAGACTTATTAGAGGGCTTGTGAGGGATAGCATGAATACTTGTTTCCCATCCAAACCTAAACTCTGAGAAAAGTACACCTACAAAGAGCATGAAAAGTTGTAAAGTCAAAAGTCCAAACTATGACAAAACAAGgattataagaaataaaaaaaaaaacagtgaaaGGAAATTAGACATTAAACTAGTACACATGGTCCAAAGTTTTTCATGTGCAAGATAGAAATTGCTGCACCTAAATAGACTTTTCACTGCTACATCCAAACTCTTTGTATAAGCTCACCTAACACATGAGATTCCGCTAGGGTGAGACAAATAAATTTTCCTCCAAATTTAAGAACTCTTTTCACCTGTGATTCATCAAAACCAGGACAAGGGTGTAAGAAGCTCATGAATTAATTCTGagatttaatttcttaaaatatagGGGAAGATTTGCAAGATTTGAGTGAGAAATACCTCCTTAAGATATTTACTTCCCAGCTTCGAGCCAATCTCTGGCTCCATTAAAGCATCCAATCCCCCCTTATCAAGAACTACATCAAAAGATTCATCTGCAAACTGGGTAGTTTGCAAAAGTCAGCTAAAGCTAAGCTGCGGTTAGTAAGTTATCAAAAGGCAGAAATTACAGTGAAGAAGATTGTAAAGTCTAAGGGTTTTTGAAGAATTTAAGAATTTAATATAAGGCAGATATTTAAGGATATTTATAGGAAGAAGCGTGGAACAGACACTGATCGAAGAATCGAAAGGAAAGAGCGCAAGTATAACAATGCTTCTTACATTTTTTATAAacacaacaacaaaaagaaaaaaaatgaaaaggttCAAATTTCAGGCTTGTTAAAGGATCTCTCATGATATCAGCaactattttttatacataacaACTTGAATTCCCTAAAACATAAGTTTCTGCAATACTctgttaaaacttaaaaagtcttcataaaacaacaaaataaatcCTCATTTGGTGTTGTTATGAACTCCTTTTTTTGGTATTTAAAAAGTTCAATTTTCTATGCGATGCAGTGTGCCGCAGATGGGGTATTACTTGCGGTCCATACATTTCAAAGATTTATTCGGCAAGAGAGACGGAAACTTAGTAGTAACTTTTTCCACTTTTTTATATTTCCAATTCCGACAGGTTGAATCACAAGCTAACCAGcaatgacaaaaagaaaaatttcgtCGGTTAGCACATCCAATCACGTATAATTCACCTTAAACGCAATCTAGGAAGTGTTCCACCCCCCGGAATTATCCCGAAATACTACTACTAACTCCAAAAATGTCCAGTTTTTTATCCAAGTTAACACATCTCACAACTCGAGCAACGCCAAGTCGCCACCTTTTTGAACTAAATCCccatcaaaagatttcaaaaagGAGCAATTAGGGCAATTAGGGTTACCTGGAGCTCGGTCATGTCCATGACCCGCCACCGCATCTCGGGGCGGGATCGGACGTAGCGCCGGAGCATGTCGGAGACGACGACCTTGGAGAAGTCCACGTTGGTTATGCGGCGGAACCCGGCGTCGTAGAGGTGCTCCGAGAGCCGCGAGCTCCCGCACCCGGGCACGAGGatctccacctccgcctcctcatcggcggaggaggagggagcaTGAGGGGGGAGTTGGGAGAGGAGGGGGCGGCGGAGGTCGACCCACTCGGCGTACCACTCGAAGGAGTCGCCGGAGCCGCGGAGGGCGAAGAACCTGTCCCAGTTCTCCTTGCTCGTGAAGTCCCCTAGGGTTTCGAGGATCCCCTCGACCTCCTTCCCCGCGCCTCTCCCCTTCGCCATTGCcaacctcttcctctctctccctctctctctctctctagggtttgctaGGGTTTAACGAAAGAGACGAGGTGTAAAGTGGTAAATAATTCCTTACACCTGGTGCATTCGTACATCGTGAACTTTTTCTTCAATTAGGAATGTTAATGGGTAtgaatatccaaaatattattcgaacTGGAATCCAAACGGGGCGGATTTATTCGAGCTAAACGGGTATGGATTCGGTTATGGGTATaccaaataaaaatccgacggatatgaatacaagtatggattttttatttacccaatccgaacccgaacccaacccgaGCCCGAActcgaataaattatatatatacataatttatttttatttatttatataatatataaaatatttaattatttttatttcttagatcttcatttaacggtatgaatttttaaaacccgccaagTTCGGGTCCGAATACaggttttaatttggttttcggcTTCGGATTCGAGTTATTAAAAATctaacccgaacccgacctattgacatccctatcaGAATTACaagtttaaaacttaattacttcatatttttctaacgaaAACAAACAGACCAGATaacttgttatatttttttcagaaaaagagataaaaacGCATAGGACTTGTTAAACTACTGACCATTTTGCTTTACCTATCCAATcttcgaaaattttaattatgttactcaatattttaatttgtttgatttgagtcggtcgataacactttcattttaaaatttaaatacattgtTTACTTTTACAGGTTTCGTTAGTATATATACATCATGAAATTCTCGCAACTGtaatatagtaaaatataagaaaattgtTGACATTGATTAAACTTAATTTGCAATATAAACTCAAAAGGGGATGTAGCTCAGATGGTAGAGCGCTCGCTTAGCATGCGAGAGGTACGGGGATCGATACCCCGCATCtccacattatttttatttctttttgttttatttaaatcCTTATTATTTTCgttctctattttattttcattccctttttttttttctaaattttgttcaaatgtttttgttttatttttccatGTTATTTGCAGTCTCtcgcttttttttaaaaaaaaattgttttaattttcttcATTACTCCTGATATGAGAAATCTCGGCCGTTCATCCATGGCATCTCATCATCATCTTAACGCATCACAACCGAATTATTATTTCACATAAGCAATTATTACAATGGCGACAACAATGTACTAATCAATCTATTACCAATTtatctccccctctctctgaGTGAGATCTTAAATTCGAATTCTGCTACATgcggaaaaaagagaaaaaactgcTGGAGCGAAAGAAAATATCCGAACATTTTTATCGCTCtttaaaataagaagaaatttATTGTAACACAAAAATATGCGAAGCAGTTTCTGATTTTTTGAATCGCAACGCAAATTAAAGAATCATAAGATAGAATCACTTGTCTACTTAATTCGGCGCATCTAAATGCATGTTATTCACAAATCACTTGTTAGATTACCACCCagtaaaaagaattaaaatatatattaaaaaaaaacatattacaAAACTCAAACAAAGAGGCAAGAAAGAGTTTCAGGAGTGtttgtttcttaaaaaaagcatgaaaaattattttccaccAATATTTTTCCCAGTTTTCAAATTccatattaagaaaaaaaaaatcaaaaaataaaaacacttcTTTCctacaaaatctaaaaaaaaaaaaaatttataaaataaaaaaactattctTTCTAGAAGTCAAACGAATGGAAAATACTTTTACAAAATGATTATTGTAACTTCCACCATCAAATGCATGAACAGATACAAACCCTTCTTAAATTGCAAGATCATCTTTCACCTGAGTCTCAAGATCACCGTCAAATCTCAATTGAAATTTACTCTCAAAATAATACTCCAGCATAATTCGAACCGAGTTTTTCCGTATCCATCCACTTTACAATACAAGAAAAATCTATCTTCGAACTTAATTTGATCCGTAATTCGGATCAAAAGTATATACTCCATATATGGAGGTAAAGACCCAAGTAATTCAAAGGACCAGTGAAAACATAGAAGTTGATGTTTTACATTCACACACAAAAAGATACATAGCATGTACATGGCTAAGATAAAGTAAAGCGTAAAACAAACACAAagaaaaacaagagaaaaataaaaccacgaaaAAAAACCAATATGAAGAATCAAGGGATTAGGATTAGTTGGCCACCAGGCCGCGCAACTTGTTAGCGACATGTAGGAGGTGATCGATGTTAGTTTGTGGGTAATTTTGCAGGAGCTTGAGATTGGCGGTGAAATCGCCGGCCAGGAGGCGCCTGCGGACGAGTATCAGCATCGCGCAGCAGATCCGTAGTAAAGTGTCCTGTTCAAGAATTTCACCGTTTTATATCGTAATGTTCCGACAcagttcagttttttttttttttttattttcctctgaAATTAACTTCGACTACAAAAAAATGGTTGGTAAATCCTAATAGAACTAACCTGAACTATAAAcaattttgacttcaaaatttaccAAATCTATAAAGATTAAcaaaacattcaaattttgaagtcaaaatattgttgacggactcaaaccaaacaaattgaaaggttggatagtaaaatcaaaattttgaaagcttgGGTGGCGAAATCAAATAGTCCATAATTCACATTTACCAGAACGGTTTTATAGAAGGAATTATTGGCGCACAAACCTGTGGACCTTCGGGATCCCCTAATAGGGTGTCCCAGATGTGAAGGCAATCAGCGAAATTGAACTCCTGCGTCAACAGCAATGTGATCCATCTGAATGCGTAGAATTGTGGATTCACCTGGAAAGAATAGAGAAGAATAGGAATTTCAAAGTCCAACTAGCGGTGCTACTAGGAGAAGCAGTGAATTAAAATACACCCAACATCTTCGTTGTAAAAATCTTACCTTTGTTGTAACTTCCAAATGGCGCCAAAGCTCTTCGTCATGCCTCTTTAAGAGCTGGGATAGTTTGGAAATTGTAGAGCGTATGCCCACGACGCTATTATCAAGCTGCTTGCAAAAGTTATCCCTGAAACCGCTAAGCAACTCGACAAAGCAAAAAAAGGTGTCTGCTTCTGCATAGGCCTGTTGAGCAAGAATAATAATGTGGTAAGCAAGTGGAACAAATAATTGATATAAATCAATATATAAATTAGTAGATGAACTTCATAATGTTGTCCACCATACATAAAGCTCATGTCAAGAATTACATATGTTTTTGTTGTGGCAATGATGAGATTCAACAGGCCAATTGTAAATCACAGCAAATCCTTTTCGGAGAATAATAAAATGATGAGACTCAATCCCTAAGCTACCAATTATATATTTGCTGTGATTTACAAGGATTTTCCTTGAGCATGAATAAATATGATCACTACATTACAGAAAATGTATTGTTgataatctttttttaaataaaaaaaattctcctaaTGAAATTTGCACTTTGCACCTACAAAAATCACTTAATGGTCCTTAAAGCTTGTAATCAGGTAATATTAGGTCCTTACGTATTCTTCACAATAGAAGAGTCATGAGCTATCAAATATCCAACTGTCCACTTCAACTAAATCCTAGACTACACGATCATTGAAAGGTTATCCGTTGCCTCTGTTCCATCTCAAGTAcagtttttctttaaaaaaaaatttaaaaaaatcatttatCATACAGTCTGATCAGCTCCTTAAAAGATTAAGGCGATATGCAGATTAAATAACCAACATAACAGGAGCAAGATTCCATTCGGATTAAGTGCTAAAAGTTCAATATTCTCATATTAGCCACATTTGAAGGCCTTGAATTATCTCTCACTAATGAGCCTCAATAGGAAATCCATATAAGCTAAAAACTAAAGCCACCACACTAATATAAGAGATGGATAATGCTATTTAAGCAAATGAATAGCCATATTACATAACCCTTAGTCCCTTACCGCATTATTCTGGTCTGGATCATTCTTGAATACGTAGAATAGAGGTGCCAGAACTTCATTCATTCCTTGCACGTATCTTATTCCTGGATTTAGTTTCGCAAATATTATAAGTATCCGCCTCAAAGACTCCTGAAAACATAAGAAAAAGAATGATCAGGATATGTACAAATATACAAGAGGCTTAAACATATATATCAGTACTACATCTATTTGTGTATAGCCTGCGAATATAAATTCTCATACATAGCCCTTGAAAGTGCAGTTTCCTACAAAAATAGACTTGCCTTAAGTTGGAGAGTCAAACATTTCATGGGGTCAAGTTGgttttgtataaaaataaatttaaagagtGGCATATTTGTAACTACAGAGGATTATATGTAAAAGATTAATTTTTCTAAGAGCCTATATAAAAGTTAAGATATTGCAGAAAGGCATTAGTAgatagataattttgcaggtTCTAGAGTAACCATATCGAAAAGTAATAAATGCATTCTGCTATATACGTAGGTACTCACCTGATTAGACTTTGCGAGAGATGTATCACTGGAGAAAAATGGCATCTCAGGGTGGGTGCGCTTTACATCTCGGTCAATCTGTTCTACAATCTCTGACtcctgaaaattaaaaattctaaaagtcATTTAACAATTTACACCCAGCAACACAAGAGGCATCCGCATGATTTTCAAACCATTAACGACTATAAATATAATAGAGTGAGTCTCATTTCCTGACTTCTGTCCAAAACAATAGTCAAGTTGTTATTTATATGAGATTAGTAGCCCAGTACTCTAGAAGGGAAGGAGATGGAGTCACCTCAactgaattaaaaaatatttttgaatgatgGATTTAGTACGAAAACTTCACTTGCTTCTTTCTACATAAAACTACCTAGTTCAGTTCTTTATCTAGCTGGAAAATGCAGTGCTtccaaagaaacaaaaaactAATGTTTGAGCAACATGCAGTAACTCCAAATTGGCAGCAAGGTAGCAAGGTATGAAAATCAATTCCAACAAAAAGGCGCAGTACAAAAGACTAATTCAAATGATATGATTTATTTATTGGCTTATTGGTTGGAAAAGTTTACCCAGGCTTGTTATCTTGGTAAGTTGAGATTCAAGCTATGTGAGGTACTCGATAAATACCAGTAATGTAGCATGAAGAATTGCATCAAAATAAACAGAAATCCATACAATAGACCACAGATAGATGGATATTACTCAATCTCGAAGGAGTACCTGGAAATACTGGTTCCACACACTAGTTTTCCCAAGGCTCAGTGGGTGTTCTCCATGAGTAATCTCTGACCTTGAAAGCAAGCCAGTCCCTTCAGACTTCAACTCTATAGTTTTGAAACCCTCCGATTCTTCCATTCTTCGCGTTATTTCTGACTGACCAGCAATGAAAAGTATTAGCCATCAAAAAGTGATCAAGTTAATACCATCACACTATTAGACAAAGTGCTTGGAATGTCACTGTAAATTAGATGGAATTATAAAGTTTGGATGATACATTTTGTAAAATTGCTCATGAACTGAGACTTTAGAAATTAGGACAGATTCAATTAGAAACATCTAGAGAGCTTACAGGATTCAGAAGAAGCTCATCTTTAAATGCACCATACTGAGAACGCTTCTTCTCCAACTCATGTGCCCACAATGTACGATCGGTTGGCAAATATCCCAATAGAAGCTGCTAACTACCAAGAAAGTCAAGCGAATTTCTAGTTTAACTAGATAAAGGAAATAAGACGTTTCTGACGTATTAGTGTATCACTCCAATACTTGATGAATAatgcaaaatgaaaaataattgagGCGGCTAAAATGGCAAAGAACTAATATCATCCCAAACAACACCGTAAAGGAACCCATGTAATTCAACAAAATCTTCACCCCAACCATAGCCAATGAATGGTGATTCTGTGTTTCACCACAAACCAAATCTCTGCCATATGCAGAGTATGTTGGATGCCAAAGACATCCCACTTTCCATTACTAATGAATTCATCTAGTAATCCTTAcgctaaaattatttttttttcctttttgtgtgATTACTATTGACATTTGACAGAGCATTTGACCATTAAGTGTTCTTTAATGTATAACTTCATACTTaaatctttttccttttctttgtcgTTTCTTACGATGAAGAATCGATAGCTCCATCATGCATGGCCTTGCGGCCTTAAAATGCACAATCCCCACTTCATCTTACCAATCATGCTAGATCTTTTTCGCAAACAACCACATTCAAAGTTCATTACATAGCATCATTCGAGTTCACAATTGACCCTAATTTCATATCATAACATAAAAAATGCAGAGTTAAAATCTAATCAACTACCAACACCATCATAttcaaaacaaaaatgaaacaaaggagaaaagaagTAGCACAAATTCTAATTCCAAAAGATCAAATTGAAATGAAGTGATCAAGACCTTCCAAACGGTCTGGCGTATACCGGCACCA
This DNA window, taken from Ananas comosus cultivar F153 linkage group 21, ASM154086v1, whole genome shotgun sequence, encodes the following:
- the LOC109726392 gene encoding TBC domain-containing protein C1952.17c-like, whose protein sequence is MGAGKRTKLVPEWLNNPLWSSPPPSAAAVAAAQPAPALARYESPPRAPPPLPPPQTESSMPPPQPARGVKSEAAEEASPSGASRAEESIQSHLLAEFKLMLSKRVVNLGELRRLACQGVPDGAGIRQTVWKLLLGYLPTDRTLWAHELEKKRSQYGAFKDELLLNPSEITRRMEESEGFKTIELKSEGTGLLSRSEITHGEHPLSLGKTSVWNQYFQESEIVEQIDRDVKRTHPEMPFFSSDTSLAKSNQESLRRILIIFAKLNPGIRYVQGMNEVLAPLFYVFKNDPDQNNAAYAEADTFFCFVELLSGFRDNFCKQLDNSVVGIRSTISKLSQLLKRHDEELWRHLEVTTKVNPQFYAFRWITLLLTQEFNFADCLHIWDTLLGDPEGPQDTLLRICCAMLILVRRRLLAGDFTANLKLLQNYPQTNIDHLLHVANKLRGLVAN